One window from the genome of Rariglobus hedericola encodes:
- a CDS encoding heparin lyase I family protein, producing MIYEFFRSRGFVALVGFCVLGSSALRAQLYAEDFEDGAVSSPFSIEIVPGNTSEVVTPSGFSARAGTKVHRFVWNAANYNGTRASKSVEGLSGSAKITSEGWYGFSFYMPASFPVPGKTMVLGQIHAWHGSLPNTNITCVVGVEADGRMYLEGAYGVGDGGKTVTVQTTLAAKLAKGSWHDVVLYVKFARNNTGVLKAWLDGAPETAPTASFTGINLGNGAWTNDTLMTNGAYIKWGPYCWDSANYTTGESREIFYDEITYQIGNPTGAFDLVKPTGYGTGYAVPEAGPAVMVETFDTMTTGAPPTGFTIVNSGTALTVRDIPSVTDKCMQFYDPNPAGHGEATKTFPAQTSRFTASFSVRQNGTADGHFVSLRSGTLSAIELYTIGGNLVYRDGAGTNHILQAIPSGVWYDVDVDVNPATFKADVYVGGIRKLTGASFRNATTSFDAIRFGTSDASATWHFYINDIAITQAPAAFSENFNTMTTGSSPLRWVRMASTALTVREVPSATDKSMQFYDASTTTKGEAYATFVPLSSRLSASWSFRQTGTAEGHRMALMAGTTTTAVEVLTSGGNLVYKNGAGTNVFIQAIPANVWYNVKVIVNPATTQADVYVNDVLKLSNQSLRSAVTSVDRIVFSTSDVSATYHYYVDNVVITAAGAPPLALLAAGIPRVPIVLKLDDLSTGGGNVPAGWRRVSDFATARQMKISVGLIAKSLEIGTPSYISYIQGLRNSGIAEFWFHGYDHVGQEFNGTTYTDQKNRFTTSQTLAMTKLGFQFAAFGAPENAFDNTTVQVMSEDSAMNAWLYGDLARPAGKRVLDRVGAVNIESPTFVPNPEKFISGYLSSYSGRQFFVIQGHPGNWTDARWYEFVRLIDWLKANNFPIMTSAELAATL from the coding sequence ATGATCTACGAATTCTTCCGTTCGCGCGGCTTCGTCGCGCTGGTTGGTTTTTGCGTCCTCGGTTCTTCTGCGCTGCGTGCGCAGCTCTACGCCGAGGATTTTGAAGATGGTGCGGTCAGCAGTCCGTTCAGCATCGAGATCGTCCCGGGCAACACGTCCGAGGTCGTCACTCCATCCGGTTTCTCCGCACGTGCGGGCACGAAGGTTCATCGCTTTGTATGGAACGCGGCGAACTACAACGGCACTCGCGCCAGTAAAAGCGTCGAGGGCCTGTCAGGCTCGGCCAAGATCACCAGCGAGGGCTGGTATGGTTTTAGTTTCTACATGCCGGCGAGTTTTCCGGTGCCCGGAAAAACCATGGTGCTCGGCCAGATTCACGCGTGGCACGGCAGCCTGCCCAACACCAACATCACCTGCGTCGTCGGCGTCGAGGCTGACGGGCGCATGTATCTCGAAGGCGCTTACGGCGTCGGTGACGGCGGCAAGACCGTGACCGTGCAGACGACGCTCGCGGCCAAGCTCGCCAAGGGTTCGTGGCACGACGTCGTGCTCTATGTGAAGTTTGCGCGTAACAACACCGGCGTGCTGAAAGCGTGGCTGGACGGCGCGCCCGAGACCGCGCCCACCGCGAGTTTCACCGGCATCAATCTAGGCAACGGCGCGTGGACCAACGACACGCTCATGACCAATGGCGCCTACATCAAGTGGGGCCCGTATTGCTGGGACAGCGCCAACTACACGACCGGCGAGAGTCGCGAAATTTTCTACGACGAGATCACCTACCAGATCGGTAATCCCACCGGGGCGTTCGACCTCGTGAAACCCACCGGCTACGGGACCGGTTACGCCGTCCCTGAAGCGGGGCCGGCGGTGATGGTCGAGACATTTGATACAATGACGACTGGCGCGCCTCCGACGGGTTTCACGATCGTGAACTCCGGCACCGCGCTCACCGTGCGCGACATCCCCAGCGTCACCGACAAGTGCATGCAGTTCTACGATCCCAATCCCGCAGGGCACGGCGAGGCTACGAAAACATTCCCGGCGCAGACCTCGCGTTTTACCGCGAGCTTCAGCGTCCGACAGAACGGCACGGCGGACGGACACTTTGTTTCACTGCGCTCAGGCACGCTCTCGGCGATCGAGCTCTACACGATCGGCGGAAATCTGGTTTATCGCGACGGCGCGGGCACCAATCACATCCTGCAGGCGATCCCTTCGGGCGTGTGGTATGACGTCGATGTCGATGTGAACCCCGCGACCTTCAAGGCCGACGTGTATGTCGGCGGCATTCGCAAGTTGACCGGTGCGAGTTTCCGCAACGCTACGACCAGCTTCGATGCGATTCGCTTTGGCACCAGCGATGCGTCGGCGACATGGCATTTTTATATCAACGACATCGCCATCACACAGGCACCGGCGGCGTTTTCGGAGAACTTCAATACGATGACCACCGGCAGCTCACCTTTGCGCTGGGTGAGAATGGCCAGCACCGCGCTCACCGTGCGTGAAGTGCCGAGTGCGACGGACAAGAGCATGCAGTTCTACGACGCGAGCACGACGACCAAGGGCGAGGCTTACGCCACCTTTGTCCCGTTGTCTTCGCGCCTTTCCGCTAGCTGGTCGTTCCGTCAGACCGGCACGGCCGAGGGGCATCGCATGGCGCTGATGGCCGGCACTACAACGACGGCGGTCGAGGTGCTTACCTCGGGCGGTAACCTCGTCTATAAAAACGGAGCCGGCACCAACGTGTTCATCCAGGCGATCCCTGCGAATGTCTGGTATAACGTGAAGGTGATCGTGAATCCAGCGACCACGCAGGCGGATGTTTACGTCAACGATGTGCTGAAACTCAGCAACCAAAGCCTGCGTTCCGCCGTTACTTCAGTGGACCGCATTGTTTTTAGCACGAGCGATGTCTCCGCGACTTACCATTATTACGTGGATAATGTCGTGATCACGGCGGCCGGTGCTCCGCCGCTTGCCCTGCTGGCCGCCGGCATCCCGCGCGTGCCGATCGTGCTGAAGCTCGACGATCTCAGCACCGGAGGTGGCAACGTGCCGGCGGGCTGGCGTCGAGTCAGCGATTTCGCCACGGCCCGGCAGATGAAGATCTCCGTCGGCTTGATCGCCAAGTCGCTGGAGATCGGCACGCCGTCCTACATTTCCTACATTCAGGGATTGAGGAACAGCGGCATCGCGGAGTTCTGGTTTCACGGTTACGATCATGTCGGCCAGGAGTTCAACGGCACGACTTACACCGATCAGAAAAACCGCTTCACGACCTCGCAGACGCTGGCGATGACCAAGCTCGGCTTTCAATTCGCTGCGTTCGGCGCGCCCGAGAACGCCTTCGACAACACCACGGTGCAGGTGATGTCGGAAGATTCAGCGATGAATGCGTGGCTTTACGGCGATCTGGCTCGTCCTGCAGGCAAACGTGTTCTCGACCGGGTCGGCGCGGTGAACATTGAGTCGCCCACGTTTGTCCCGAATCCGGAGAAATTTATCAGCGGCTACTTGTCGAGTTACTCGGGCCGCCAGTTCTTCGTGATTCAGGGACATCCCGGAAACTGGACCGATGCGCGTTGGTATGAGTTTGTGCGACTCATCGACTGGCTCAAGGCGAACAACTTCCCGATCATGACTTCGGCCGAGTTAGCTGCGACGCTCTGA
- a CDS encoding DUF2334 domain-containing protein, which translates to MRSLFFALTALACIAPALRAQTPPPAHIVPVVFKLDDVRTNDSGYLSDRWRKLLPLVRERQIKLSLGVIANSLENPKPAYIAWLKEMHATGLVEFWFHGYDHGVRKVGDVEAAEFTALTYGEQKERFDKSQKLAQEKLGFTFQTFGPPGGGKLAATDADLDATARVLTDDPSMKVWLYPSPIDARGEKLNAAGKVTVLDRVWAVNIEQPLFVPNSEKFIAGYNKHAANRRYFILQGHANKWDEPRWAEFLKIVDYITQNKIPTLLPTELAASLKTSASKN; encoded by the coding sequence ATGCGTTCGCTTTTCTTCGCCCTCACTGCGCTTGCCTGCATCGCCCCTGCGTTGCGCGCACAAACACCTCCGCCCGCTCACATCGTTCCGGTTGTATTCAAACTCGACGACGTCCGCACCAACGACAGCGGCTACCTCTCCGACCGCTGGCGGAAACTGCTCCCGCTCGTCCGTGAACGCCAGATCAAGCTCTCCCTCGGCGTCATCGCCAACTCCCTCGAAAATCCCAAGCCCGCCTACATCGCCTGGTTAAAGGAAATGCACGCCACCGGCCTCGTGGAATTCTGGTTTCACGGCTACGACCACGGCGTCCGCAAGGTCGGCGACGTCGAAGCCGCCGAGTTTACCGCCCTCACCTACGGGGAGCAGAAGGAGCGTTTCGATAAATCCCAGAAACTCGCGCAGGAAAAACTCGGCTTCACCTTCCAGACCTTCGGCCCTCCCGGCGGCGGAAAACTCGCCGCCACCGATGCCGATCTCGACGCCACGGCCAGGGTCCTCACCGACGATCCGTCGATGAAGGTCTGGCTCTATCCCTCACCCATCGACGCACGCGGCGAAAAGCTCAACGCCGCCGGCAAGGTCACCGTCCTTGATCGCGTATGGGCCGTGAACATAGAGCAACCGCTCTTCGTTCCCAATTCCGAAAAATTCATCGCCGGCTACAACAAGCACGCCGCCAATCGCCGCTACTTCATCCTTCAGGGCCACGCCAACAAGTGGGATGAACCCCGCTGGGCCGAGTTCCTGAAGATCGTGGACTACATCACCCAAAACAAAATCCCGACCCTGCTTCCGACCGAACTCGCCGCTTCGCTGAAGACCTCCGCATCCAAGAACTGA
- a CDS encoding prepilin-type N-terminal cleavage/methylation domain-containing protein, which yields MRAFTLVELLTVIAIVGILAAILIPVVGNVRKSARTANCVRNLSSTGVAFQLYAADNKGLYPALRFKNSNAGVAGTNPTEDNWQGELSPYQSRTVKDFSQLKAGSDAYAFCPEFVSTYQDDAKWKSTITTTGGYGMSPNLGTGGNPWDIRFKATQIARPARTILAGDSGSYHLNVVGSWKADTSQLGGYTSGDPVRHSGKANYLYADGHVATLDSDAALLALLNP from the coding sequence TTGCGCGCCTTTACCCTGGTCGAACTCCTTACGGTCATCGCCATCGTCGGTATCCTTGCAGCCATTTTAATCCCTGTCGTCGGTAATGTCCGCAAGAGCGCCCGCACCGCCAACTGCGTTCGCAATCTCTCCAGCACCGGCGTCGCGTTCCAACTCTACGCCGCCGACAACAAAGGTCTTTATCCCGCCCTGCGCTTTAAGAACAGCAATGCGGGCGTCGCCGGCACCAACCCCACCGAGGACAACTGGCAGGGCGAACTCAGCCCCTACCAAAGTCGCACGGTCAAAGATTTCAGCCAGCTCAAGGCCGGCAGCGATGCCTATGCATTTTGCCCCGAATTCGTTTCAACCTATCAAGACGACGCCAAGTGGAAGAGCACCATCACCACAACCGGCGGTTACGGTATGAGTCCCAACCTTGGCACCGGAGGAAATCCTTGGGACATTCGATTCAAGGCCACCCAAATCGCCCGTCCCGCACGCACCATTCTGGCCGGAGACAGCGGGAGTTATCACCTGAATGTAGTCGGGAGCTGGAAAGCCGACACGTCACAGCTGGGCGGATACACCAGCGGCGACCCCGTTCGTCATTCCGGCAAGGCCAACTACCTCTATGCCGACGGTCATGTCGCCACCCTCGACTCCGACGCCGCCTTGCTCGCCCTCCTTAATCCCTGA
- a CDS encoding trehalase family glycosidase, with translation MTAPTASFASASIADVTTFITTHWDDTVRSCPKDEGTLIGLPHPYTIPCRKDAFQELYYWDTYFTALGLLGTGRPDLAVANTRNLLSLVARLGFVPNGNRTYYTSRSQPPYLGPLVGLVADATGDTTLIRDAVPMLKLEHAFWTTRRMTSTGLSHHGNHATHEELIEFFPTVQHRLGLPDAKAEDNVDLASRTMAECETGWDLNSRYDKHCANFCQADLNSTLWLLETLLTRWTEGADRSHWQACADKRRDLINTYCWDAERGGFFDYDHVNQRRSTVVSAATFQPLWAGLATPEQAAAVVKNMLPKLEFAFGVSSVAPGAKPSPYQWDHPNGWPCIQHLVYRGLERYGYQAEARRIAEKYIASVCRAFAATGDLWEKYNVLDGSHHTVGEAGYLINPVNLVTGEADASATEVPPSMMGWTAGVFVDAVGFLANQSPYWLAPLK, from the coding sequence ATGACTGCTCCCACTGCTTCATTTGCTTCCGCCAGTATTGCCGATGTCACTACGTTCATTACCACGCACTGGGATGACACCGTGCGTTCCTGTCCGAAGGACGAAGGCACGCTGATCGGCCTGCCGCATCCCTACACGATCCCGTGCCGCAAAGATGCGTTCCAAGAGCTGTATTACTGGGACACTTACTTCACCGCGCTCGGATTGCTCGGCACCGGACGTCCGGACCTGGCGGTGGCCAACACCCGCAATCTCCTCTCGCTGGTGGCGCGCCTCGGCTTCGTGCCCAATGGCAATCGCACCTACTACACGAGCCGCTCGCAGCCGCCTTACCTCGGGCCGCTCGTCGGGCTCGTTGCCGATGCCACGGGCGACACGACGTTGATCCGCGACGCCGTGCCGATGCTGAAACTCGAGCACGCCTTCTGGACGACCCGCCGCATGACCTCGACGGGACTCTCGCATCACGGCAATCACGCGACGCACGAAGAGCTCATCGAGTTTTTCCCCACGGTGCAGCACCGTCTCGGGTTACCCGACGCGAAGGCCGAGGACAACGTGGACCTCGCCTCGCGCACCATGGCCGAGTGCGAGACCGGCTGGGATCTGAATTCGCGCTACGACAAACACTGCGCGAATTTCTGCCAGGCCGACCTGAACAGCACGCTCTGGTTGCTGGAGACGTTGCTTACCCGCTGGACCGAGGGCGCCGACCGCTCGCACTGGCAGGCGTGCGCGGACAAACGTCGCGACCTGATCAACACTTACTGCTGGGACGCGGAGCGGGGCGGGTTCTTTGATTACGACCATGTCAACCAACGCCGGAGCACCGTGGTGAGCGCCGCGACATTCCAGCCGCTGTGGGCCGGACTGGCCACGCCCGAGCAGGCGGCGGCGGTGGTGAAAAACATGCTGCCGAAGCTGGAGTTTGCATTCGGCGTTTCATCAGTCGCGCCGGGTGCCAAGCCGAGTCCCTACCAGTGGGATCATCCGAACGGCTGGCCGTGCATCCAGCACCTGGTTTACCGCGGGCTCGAGCGCTACGGCTACCAGGCCGAAGCACGCCGCATTGCCGAGAAATACATCGCCAGCGTTTGCCGCGCCTTCGCGGCGACCGGCGATCTTTGGGAGAAATACAACGTGCTCGACGGCTCGCACCACACGGTCGGTGAGGCCGGTTATCTCATCAACCCGGTCAACCTTGTCACCGGTGAGGCGGATGCCTCCGCGACCGAGGTGCCGCCGTCGATGATGGGTTGGACCGCGGGCGTGTTTGTGGATGCGGTTGGATTTTTGGCGAATCAGAGCCCCTACTGGCTGGCACCGCTGAAATAG
- a CDS encoding hydroxyacid dehydrogenase, whose amino-acid sequence MHVLPQVDSSPSLPRTKRVFFALNDYERRVFFPEYLAAELDALNGEAHWRTDELPSPAYWQTMMQELQPDVIVSCWSTPAVPFSLANAGSPLAYVCHLVGSVRNLVPRTFLERGGLLTNWGDIAGKTVAEHALLLALAALRNQPGWRPIINGPKAVPWRSGTMRLQPRSLYGRRVGIHGFGHVARALIRLLQPFDVEISAYSAGVPTGLMRSAGVTPFTSLLELATRSEVFFDCEALTPQSTASINATVLAALPDDAVFVNVGRGPVVDEPALVREAASGRIQVALDVVCKEPIDPASPLASLPGVILSPHIGGPTFDHFPHCGQRALENLARYLRGESPEALITPELYDRST is encoded by the coding sequence ATGCACGTGCTTCCTCAAGTCGATAGCTCCCCTTCACTCCCCCGCACGAAGCGGGTCTTTTTCGCGCTTAACGATTACGAGCGCCGCGTATTTTTCCCCGAATATCTCGCGGCCGAGCTCGACGCGCTCAACGGCGAAGCTCACTGGCGCACCGACGAACTTCCTTCACCTGCTTACTGGCAGACGATGATGCAGGAACTGCAACCAGACGTGATCGTCTCGTGCTGGTCCACGCCGGCCGTCCCATTCTCTCTCGCCAACGCCGGTTCTCCGCTGGCCTACGTCTGCCATCTGGTCGGCTCCGTTCGCAATCTCGTGCCGCGCACCTTTCTCGAACGTGGCGGTCTTCTTACCAACTGGGGCGACATCGCCGGTAAAACCGTCGCCGAACACGCCTTGCTGCTCGCCCTCGCCGCCTTGCGCAACCAACCCGGCTGGCGCCCGATCATCAACGGCCCAAAGGCCGTTCCCTGGCGTTCCGGCACCATGCGCCTGCAACCCCGCTCCCTTTACGGGCGTCGGGTCGGCATCCACGGCTTCGGCCATGTTGCCCGCGCGCTCATACGTCTGCTCCAACCGTTTGATGTCGAAATCTCCGCCTACTCCGCAGGTGTCCCCACCGGCTTGATGCGCTCCGCCGGTGTCACCCCTTTCACTTCATTGCTCGAACTCGCCACACGCAGTGAAGTGTTTTTCGATTGCGAGGCACTCACCCCGCAAAGCACCGCCAGTATCAACGCGACCGTGCTCGCCGCGCTCCCCGATGATGCCGTCTTCGTCAACGTCGGACGCGGCCCCGTCGTCGATGAACCAGCGTTGGTGCGTGAAGCCGCTAGCGGACGCATCCAGGTCGCGCTCGATGTCGTCTGCAAAGAGCCCATTGATCCCGCCTCACCGCTGGCCTCGCTGCCCGGAGTGATTCTTTCGCCGCATATCGGTGGCCCCACATTCGACCATTTCCCCCACTGCGGACAACGCGCCTTGGAAAATCTCGCCCGCTATCTTCGCGGCGAATCGCCGGAAGCCTTGATCACCCCCGAGCTCTACGACCGCTCCACCTGA
- a CDS encoding glycosyl hydrolase family 28-related protein, with the protein MNTPTASSSPASTIPPAFVCRILLGILAVASASGAEWRSTLYPEKWAPGYADADGRYLHDFSYAGYHRGELALPEVKGPVIDVTQAPFLADASGVKDATAAIQAALDAAMLAGGGVVYLPEGTYRVAPPAGAMAALRVEGDHIVLRGAGTGRTFVFNDSTDMRAKRVIQVKAKDSPWWFADAAKGTASVLAGDVIKPSLRVAVLDGTIFKAGDFVIVRSDPTPRFIEEAGMTGKWTVDEKTPKAKRNNLTLVYPRRIVAVEGNTLVLDVPTRLPLRTADGARVQKIGGHTLRETGLEDFSIGMKQHPATDWSKEEGYEKTGTGPYDVHQSYAIAFEGMENCWLRRVHTYAPDGNDPKIHLLSNGVLMGRGRFMTVADCDIGFPQYRGGGGNGYMYVLHGNDGLIRDSRAEGGRHNFDFGLMTSSGNVIYHCTAKDGRLFSDFHMYLSAANLIDNVTCDGDSFEANFRPYGGTPMHGMSTTQSVFWNLNGLRYSTDTVPWEDSSFTRKQVLILTKGLRDNYIVGTRGPASKVSADEGAFVEGEGRGDSLQPQSLYVDQLARRLRR; encoded by the coding sequence ATGAATACCCCGACCGCCTCTTCTTCCCCAGCCTCGACCATTCCTCCTGCTTTTGTCTGCCGCATTCTTCTGGGAATTTTGGCGGTGGCCTCGGCGTCCGGTGCGGAGTGGCGCTCCACGCTTTATCCGGAAAAATGGGCGCCCGGATATGCCGACGCGGACGGCCGGTATCTCCATGATTTTTCCTATGCAGGCTATCACCGCGGCGAACTCGCGCTGCCCGAGGTGAAGGGCCCGGTGATCGATGTGACGCAGGCGCCTTTTCTGGCCGATGCGAGTGGAGTGAAGGATGCGACGGCGGCGATCCAAGCTGCGTTGGACGCGGCGATGCTGGCGGGTGGAGGCGTGGTGTATCTGCCCGAAGGAACCTACCGCGTGGCTCCGCCGGCGGGAGCGATGGCGGCGTTGCGTGTGGAAGGCGACCACATCGTGTTGCGCGGAGCGGGGACGGGACGGACGTTTGTGTTCAACGATTCGACGGACATGCGTGCGAAGCGCGTCATCCAAGTGAAAGCGAAGGATTCGCCGTGGTGGTTCGCTGATGCGGCCAAGGGAACGGCCAGTGTATTGGCGGGCGACGTGATCAAGCCCTCGTTGCGCGTGGCCGTCTTGGACGGGACGATTTTTAAGGCGGGGGATTTCGTGATCGTGCGCAGTGATCCGACTCCTCGATTCATCGAAGAAGCCGGCATGACCGGCAAGTGGACCGTCGATGAGAAAACGCCCAAGGCAAAGCGTAACAACCTCACGCTGGTCTATCCCCGACGCATCGTCGCGGTGGAGGGGAACACGCTGGTCCTCGACGTGCCGACACGATTGCCGCTGCGAACCGCGGATGGAGCACGTGTGCAAAAAATCGGCGGACATACGCTGCGTGAGACGGGCCTGGAGGATTTTTCGATCGGGATGAAACAACATCCGGCCACCGATTGGTCGAAGGAAGAAGGCTACGAGAAAACCGGCACGGGGCCGTATGACGTGCATCAATCCTACGCGATTGCCTTCGAAGGCATGGAGAATTGCTGGCTGCGTCGCGTGCACACGTATGCGCCGGACGGCAATGACCCTAAGATCCATCTACTCTCCAACGGCGTGCTCATGGGGCGCGGGCGATTCATGACCGTGGCGGATTGCGACATCGGGTTTCCGCAATACCGCGGCGGCGGCGGCAACGGCTACATGTATGTGTTGCACGGCAACGACGGGCTGATCCGCGACTCTCGCGCCGAGGGTGGACGGCATAATTTCGACTTCGGGTTGATGACGAGCAGCGGCAACGTGATCTACCACTGCACGGCGAAGGACGGACGGCTGTTTTCAGATTTTCACATGTATCTCTCGGCGGCGAATCTCATCGATAATGTCACCTGCGACGGAGATTCGTTTGAGGCGAATTTCCGTCCGTATGGCGGCACGCCCATGCACGGGATGAGCACGACGCAGTCGGTTTTTTGGAATTTGAACGGACTGCGTTATTCCACCGATACGGTGCCGTGGGAGGACTCCTCATTTACGCGCAAACAAGTGCTCATCCTGACGAAGGGACTGCGCGATAATTACATCGTGGGAACGCGCGGACCGGCATCGAAGGTCTCGGCCGACGAAGGCGCTTTTGTCGAAGGCGAAGGCCGCGGCGACTCGCTGCAACCGCAGTCACTCTACGTCGATCAGCTCGCGCGCCGTTTACGCCGCTGA
- a CDS encoding autotransporter-associated beta strand repeat-containing protein, whose protein sequence is MKTSLHPLSLVLLSAITALSAHAANLAWSPSGTFGGTVSAPTGSGGAGTWDTTSAFWSNSSGVVAWNNANGDTAIFGGTAATVTLGSDITVNDITITPASYVIARDTGNAFSLNVTGTITNANAATITAKLSGSSGLTKSGIGTLGLFGTVANTYTGNTVINAGTLQPRANGALPTGTTVIIGTGTNVATLDVRVSQTIAGLTTGGTGAATVTNNQTNGTTTLTVSSTSTDSTFSGVIKDGDATKFIALTKSGSSTFTLTGANTYSGATTVNAGTLATGSTGTFGGGNVSVAAGAALTFGNNASIGDLKALTFASTSSIALNFTGAETVGSVFNSVTATFLADGTYDATGLNNFFGVSAFSGTGSLTVSAIPEPATVAMLAGLAGLGLAATRRRRHA, encoded by the coding sequence ATGAAGACCTCCCTCCACCCGCTTTCACTCGTTTTACTGTCAGCCATCACGGCCCTCTCCGCCCACGCAGCCAATCTCGCATGGAGTCCTTCCGGCACGTTCGGAGGCACCGTCAGCGCCCCCACCGGATCCGGCGGCGCCGGGACTTGGGACACCACCAGCGCATTTTGGAGCAACAGCTCCGGCGTCGTCGCCTGGAATAATGCCAACGGAGACACCGCTATCTTTGGCGGCACCGCTGCCACCGTCACACTCGGGTCAGACATCACGGTCAATGACATCACGATCACTCCCGCCAGCTACGTTATAGCCAGAGACACCGGCAACGCTTTTTCTCTAAATGTAACCGGCACCATCACCAATGCTAATGCCGCAACCATCACCGCCAAACTCAGCGGATCTAGCGGGCTCACCAAATCCGGCATCGGCACCTTGGGCCTCTTTGGGACGGTGGCCAATACCTACACCGGCAACACCGTGATCAATGCCGGCACCTTGCAGCCACGCGCCAACGGAGCACTTCCCACGGGAACGACCGTCATCATCGGCACCGGAACCAACGTCGCCACCTTGGACGTGCGAGTGAGTCAAACCATCGCCGGCCTGACCACCGGAGGCACCGGTGCCGCTACGGTCACCAATAATCAGACCAACGGCACCACCACATTGACCGTAAGCTCCACCAGCACCGACTCCACCTTCAGCGGTGTTATCAAGGACGGCGACGCCACGAAATTTATCGCCCTCACCAAGTCCGGCTCCAGCACGTTCACACTCACCGGCGCCAACACTTACTCTGGCGCCACCACCGTTAACGCCGGCACCCTCGCCACCGGCTCCACCGGCACATTTGGCGGAGGCAATGTCTCCGTTGCCGCCGGTGCCGCGCTCACCTTTGGCAACAACGCCTCGATCGGTGATCTTAAAGCCCTCACCTTCGCCAGCACGTCCTCCATCGCGCTCAATTTCACGGGGGCCGAAACCGTCGGCTCGGTCTTTAATTCCGTCACCGCCACGTTTCTGGCCGACGGCACCTACGACGCCACCGGCCTCAACAACTTCTTCGGCGTATCGGCGTTCTCGGGCACCGGTTCCCTCACCGTCTCCGCGATCCCCGAGCCCGCCACCGTCGCGATGCTCGCCGGTCTCGCCGGTCTCGGACTCGCCGCCACTCGCCGCCGTCGCCACGCCTGA
- a CDS encoding LacI family DNA-binding transcriptional regulator, whose translation MPRRITIRDIAARAGVHFSTVSLALRNSPKLRPEVCKRIRMVADELGYVPDPAMAALTAYRNSTRPVNYQATLAWVNNWPVQSELRRIKTFDLYFQGALERASQLGYRIDELWLHGPAMTAHAAHAILKARNITGLLLAPQPFAHTPLGLDLSGFSPLAFGYSLQPSNLHVVTNHQYQSASLMMRSLAELGYRRIGLFLRSDWDEKVNGSYLSGLLFMQHHLPLADRVPPLLTKEGLEEEFVTWFKRHKPDVVVAVDRAVRPWIEKTLKLRIPHDVGLANLNVDPKDPWLAGIYQNDRLIGATAVDFLAGMLQRNERGVPATPIRTLVEGEWKLGPSVRDATADRPAKPQRRKRRAS comes from the coding sequence ATGCCCCGTCGCATCACCATCCGAGACATCGCCGCGCGCGCCGGAGTTCACTTCTCGACCGTCAGCCTCGCGTTGCGCAACAGCCCCAAGCTACGTCCCGAGGTCTGCAAACGCATACGCATGGTGGCCGACGAACTCGGTTACGTCCCCGATCCCGCGATGGCCGCCCTCACCGCCTATCGCAACAGCACGCGTCCCGTAAATTATCAGGCCACCCTCGCCTGGGTGAACAACTGGCCGGTCCAGTCCGAGCTGCGTCGGATCAAAACCTTCGATCTTTATTTCCAAGGCGCCCTCGAGCGTGCCAGCCAGCTCGGTTACCGCATCGATGAACTGTGGTTGCACGGTCCCGCGATGACCGCGCACGCCGCCCACGCCATTCTCAAGGCGCGCAACATCACCGGCCTCCTGCTCGCGCCGCAGCCGTTCGCGCACACTCCGCTCGGTCTCGATCTCTCGGGGTTCTCTCCACTCGCCTTCGGCTACAGTCTGCAGCCGTCCAACCTGCACGTCGTCACCAACCACCAATACCAATCCGCCTCCCTCATGATGCGCAGTCTCGCCGAGCTGGGCTATCGTCGCATTGGACTTTTCTTGCGCTCCGACTGGGACGAGAAGGTCAACGGCAGCTACCTCAGCGGTTTGCTGTTCATGCAACATCACCTACCCCTCGCCGACCGCGTGCCGCCCCTTCTCACCAAGGAGGGCTTGGAGGAGGAATTCGTCACTTGGTTTAAACGACACAAGCCCGACGTCGTCGTCGCGGTGGATCGCGCGGTGCGCCCGTGGATCGAAAAAACCCTGAAGCTGCGCATTCCGCATGACGTCGGTCTGGCTAATCTCAACGTGGATCCCAAAGACCCGTGGCTCGCCGGCATTTATCAAAACGACCGGCTGATCGGCGCCACCGCCGTGGACTTTCTCGCGGGCATGCTGCAACGCAACGAACGCGGCGTCCCCGCCACGCCCATCCGCACGCTCGTCGAGGGCGAATGGAAACTTGGACCCAGTGTGCGCGATGCCACCGCAGACCGCCCCGCGAAGCCTCAGCGGCGTAAACGGCGCGCGAGCTGA